TCACTTTCCAAACGGGTGGTGATAAAATCAATCCACTGCTCGACGTAACGTTTGATAGCCGCCACATTATGAATGGCGACATTGTTTCTTCTAAACCAAATATCCTGATAACGTTGAAAGACGAAAACAAATTTCTGGCACTGAACGATACTTCGCTCATTAGTGTTTTTCTGAAATACCCAGGCGAGTCTTCACCGCGTCAGATAAATTTTGATGATGTGATTATGACCTTCTTCCCTGCTGATTCATCTAATCTTTCCAAGCGAAATGTGGCTCAGGTGGAGTTAAAACCCACCCTGCCGTTTGATGGGACTTATGAACTGATTGTGAGGAACCACGACCGCAGCAACAACAACAGCAGCACCACCGGTCAGCGCTTTGAAAGCAATATCTTCTATGATTACAAAACTTCGTTTGAGGTGATCAACAAAGCGATGATTACAAATGTGCTGAACTACCCAAACCCTTTTACAACTTCTACTCAATTTGTGTTCACCATCACCGGTTCTGAAGTGCCGGACTTTATGAAGATTCAAATCATGACGATTAAGGGAACCGTGGTGAAAGAAATTATGAAAGAAGAATTAGGTCCACTACACGTGGGTAGAAACATGACCACTTATACTTGGAACGGGCGCGACCAGTACGGTGACCTGCTGGCCAACGGAGTTTATTTTTATCGCGTGGTAGTGCGCATAGACGATAAACAAATGGAACACCTATCACAAGGCTACGACAAATACTTCAAAAAGGGTTTTGGGAAAATGGTCATCATTCGCTAAGCAGAGGTGATTTATCCTCCTTGTAAGGGAAAGGACAAGAGAAAACTTCCCCTTTAGTTTCCCTCTGTAAAAACAAAAATCTCACCTTCATTTTCGAAAGTGGGATTTTTTGCGGACCGGACGGGTACAGTCTAGCCAATGGTAATTTACCACTGTTTTGTATAACCTTGTATAAAGAATTCTCCTGAAGCAGGCCTGTCTTGCTTTACAGTCAAATGCACGGCACAAATGACGTAGGAGCGTTGGATACCAATGGTGAATCCTGCGGAAAAAAGTGTGTGTAAATGGTGTGTGTAGTAATTGGGTTGTCAAGCGTTCCGAAATCTCCAACAGGGACGAAGCAGAGACAACAATAGACCTCTTCGGAAAATCATTTAATAGAAAGATTTAAGAACGCGGCGATTAAATTAAATCGTAGGGAGAATCGCCTTCTTCGGTTTCTGTATTTTTCAGCTAGTATTCTAAAGATTTTGAGTTCGCGAATGATATTTTCAATAGCTACCCGGCTGGATGATATCTGTTGATTCTGTTTTTTGTCAGTTTTCGCCAACGGGTTTTTTTTACTGCGTTTTTTAGGTAATTCGGCGTTGTTGTGTAGCTTCTGTATCCCCTGATATCCTGTGTCCGTCTGTGTTTTGATAGCAGGATGTATCGTTGTTCTGCTTTGCTTGAAGAGATTAAGATCATGTCTTCTTCCTTTGGAGAAGGCGGTTGCAATGATTTTTCTAGTTTTCTTTTCCGCGATTACTTGTGTTTTAAGGGTGTGTTTTTTTTTCTTTCCTGAATAGTATTGCCGCTGTTTTTTTTCGGTCGTTCTATTGGGGTTTCCGAAACATCTATGAGCACAACCTCTATCTCTGAATCGGATTGCAGCAACTGCCTCTTCCCTGGCAAATGGAATCGTTTATCTGCTATAAGTATGCGCTCCATAGCTTGTACAATTTCGCAAACCCGACTCTCGCTCATCCCAATATGTTCGTAGGTCCGGTATTCCCGGTAATACATCAGCATCACCAATAACTTATCTTCTAAACCCAGTTTGGGTGGCTTGCCGCGCGTAGGATGCTTTCGATGCTTCTGTTGGTGCGCCATCACAGATTGTCTCATCTCCTGAAACACCGCTTTGCTTACCCCAGTTAGCCGCTTAAACCTTTTGTCGGGTAAGTCTTGTATTTGTTTCCAAAACATGGATACAAATGTCCTTACTTGCTACTAAACTATTACCCTATGTTTTATACCCTTTTGTGTGGTTTGTACTATTTTCCGAAGAAGTCTAATAAACAAATGGCGTTTTGTAGAATTACCCTCTATTTGCCACCAATTCCGTCCTTTTACCCGAATATTTGATTGTTTACAAACAAGACTTGTATCATACGCGAAGAAAAGCAGCTACTTTTCTAAGAAAAGTACCTACTTCACAAAGAAAAGGAGCTGCTTTACAAAGAAAAGTACCTACTTCTCGAAGAAAAGTAGCTGCTCCACAAAGAAAAGTATCTACTTCTCAAAGAAAAGGAGCCACTTTACAAAGAAAAGTACCTACTTCACAAAGAAAAGTAGCTAACCCACAGAGAAAAGTACCTACCTCACCAAGAAAAGGAGCCACTTTGTTTTGGATGGCGCTTAGTTTTCAAAAACAATAACAGAACGAACGGCACCATTCAACAACTCGCATTATGGTTGTTGGTGAGGTTCATTAGACCTCTTCTGAAAATCATCCATTTGGCTCCCTTTGGAGGGTGTGTAAGAGGGAGATCATTAAAACAAATCTGATTTTCCGTAGAGGTCTATTATATTTATTTTTCAATGGAGGAATTAACCGTTGGTAACAATAAACAAATTTAAAGAGATGAATTGGATTGTTTTAATTATTGCAGGTCTGTTTGAAGCCTCCTTTGCTTTTTGTTTGGGAAAAGCAAAAGAAGCAACAGGAACCGAAATGTATTTGTGGTACGCAGGTTTACACGCGTAACGTTACAAAATTTGTTACTTACCTTGATATTCTACCGGTTTACCAATAGAAGTTAAACCCAATAGCGCATCGGCCGATGAAAATATTTCCCTCAAATGTTTTAGCTCCGATTCGCATCCAGCGGCTTCGTCAATCAGTTTATCCGCAACATTAATAGCCAAAGGAGCTTTGCGTTTAATGGTAGAGAATATTTTTTCAGCTTCCTCATTCTTCAACCCATTGATTATAAATTGATGAGATAATAATCTGCTAACAGAGTTTTCTTCAAAGAAGTGTTGAATACTATTCCATTTTTCATTTAACTTAAATTCGTTCTTTATCGAAATGTCCTTCTCCCCCGTAAATAATTCAAACATTTCTTCAATACCTATAATGCCATCTACCAAACCAATTTCCACGGCATCTTTAGAACTCAACATCTTACCAGTGTGTATCAAATATTTACTCAGCGCTTTACCTATCTTTTTTATACTTCGTTACGTTCCGCCTAAACCGGGGTAAATGCCAATGCCGGTTTCAGGAAAACCCATTTGGCACTTTGGCAAAGCAAGAATTACATCAGCACACAATGCTAATTCTAACCCTCCGCCTAAAACAAACCCATTCAATACCACCACTACTCTTTTCTTTGATTCATCAATTTTTGAAAAAACTTTTTGTCCATAGGCAGAGAAAGATTCAATATTATCAATCCTATGTGCCTTAATATTTTTTATAAAGAATTTTATATCAGCACCCGCAACAAACGCTTTGCCTGAACCGGTGATGAAAATAACTTCAATAGCCGTATCATTATCAGCCTCGGTAAACCTTCTCTCTAATTGACCCATCACGTCTTCGTTCAGCGCGTTCAAATCTTCCGGTCGGCTCATAGTAATAACCGCTATGTTGTTTTGCTTTTGAAGAGTTACATATTTCATCTTCCAGAAATCGCAACCAACAGATGTGGGGACGGAGGTTTGATATAAATCCGAAACTTGTTTTATCAAATATCTTACTTCATTTTCTCCGTACTGCAACATCATTTCCACAGGTCCTTTTTCCCATTGCAAGCCAATTCTGGCTCCTCGATTGATTGCAGTTGCGGTACAAACATTTTCATCTAATAACTGAGTGCAAACGAGAAATACAACACCCAGCATACGCTGGCTAATTATTTTTTGAACATTCTCATCCGTACAAATTTCTTCCTCTAGATTCCATGTTTGATTTGCTTCTGCCTGTTGTTTTAGTCGTTCGGAGGTTTTGTAAAACCTACCGAATACTTCTAAGGTCTTTTGCGAATGATAAGCTACCGGAACACCAGTGGCATTCATTAACGCAAATGGACCCATTCCTATGCCAAAAGTTTTCATGCATACCTCATCTATAGTCGAGATGTTTGAAACAGCCTCTTCCAGCAACCTTACTGCTTCGTTCAGCCATGGAACAAAATACCGGTTCACCACAAAACCATAAGTATCAATACAGGTAATGGCATCTTTGCCCGATTGCGCACAAAATATTTTCGTCCTTTCAATAATTTCAGAGGAAGTTTTATCTCCGGGAATAATTTCCACTAACCGGTTTTTAGCCGCGTGATAGAAATAATGCAGACCGATAAACCGTTCAGGATGTACAACTGATTGGGCCAATTCATTTACTGAAAACGAAGAGGTATTGGTAGCAAGAATAACATCTGATGGTACCAATTTGCTTAGTTGCTGAAACAAGTCAATTTTTGCCTGAAAGTTTTCAAAGATTGCTTCCACAATCAAATCACAACTCTGTAAGTCCGTTAAGTTGTCGGTCACTGAAATATTTGCTAAGCAATCTTTCACTTGCGTATCGGTAAAAACATTTTTTGACACACCATCATCTAGCATATTGCTGATATTGCTTATCCCTTTTTCAACAAATCGCATTTCGCGGTCGGCAAGAATTACTCTAAAGTTTTCCTGTGCAAATTTTTGGGCTAGTGCCGCACCCATTGTGCCGGCTCCTACCACCCCAACTGTTTTTATGATTTTCATAATTCTATTGGTTCCTTCTGTTTTAGCAGTCCTGCCACACGGCTTGTCTTTTTTCAATAAAGGAGGCAATTCCTTCATTCGCATCTTTCGTATTCATTAGGTTGGTCACATACATCTGTTCGAGCATCGGCAGAAAGTTGCTGAGTACATGATTAAACTTGGCTCGCGATGCTTTCACTCCATACCTAAGTGAGGAGGCACTTCTTGTCAGAATATATTTTTCAATAAAAGAACTTACCCCAAATTCTAACGTGGCTTTGTCTTCATACACGTCATTCACTAAACCGATAGTCTTTGCTTCCTCTGCAGAGATGGTCTTCCCCGTGAGCAGCAATTCCTCAGCTTTTGCCAAGCCAATTTTTTCAGGAAGTATAATGGATGCCGGAGGTGGAAAGACTCCTAACACAATTTCGGGCTGACCGAATTTTGCCGTTTTATCCGCAAATAAGAAATTACACATAATGGCAAGTTCCATCCCCCCTCCCAAACACTGTCCAGTAATTTTTGCGAGTGTAGGAATGGATAAATCACGCAGTGTGAGA
This portion of the Bacteroidota bacterium genome encodes:
- a CDS encoding IS5 family transposase (programmed frameshift) encodes the protein MFWKQIQDLPDKRFKRLTGVSKAVFQEMRQSVMAHQQKHRKHPTRGKPPKLGLEDKLLVMLMYYREYRTYEHIGMSESRVCEIVQAMERILIADKRFHLPGKRQLLQSDSEIEVVLIDVSETPIERPKKKQRQYYSGKKKKHTLKTQVIAEKKTRKIIATAFSKGRRHDLNLFKQSRTTIHPAIKTQTDTGYQGIQKLHNNAELPKKRSKKNPLAKTDKKQNQQISSSRVAIENIIRELKIFRILAEKYRNRRRRFSLRFNLIAAFLNLSIK
- a CDS encoding 3-hydroxyacyl-CoA dehydrogenase/enoyl-CoA hydratase family protein; amino-acid sequence: MKIIKTVGVVGAGTMGAALAQKFAQENFRVILADREMRFVEKGISNISNMLDDGVSKNVFTDTQVKDCLANISVTDNLTDLQSCDLIVEAIFENFQAKIDLFQQLSKLVPSDVILATNTSSFSVNELAQSVVHPERFIGLHYFYHAAKNRLVEIIPGDKTSSEIIERTKIFCAQSGKDAITCIDTYGFVVNRYFVPWLNEAVRLLEEAVSNISTIDEVCMKTFGIGMGPFALMNATGVPVAYHSQKTLEVFGRFYKTSERLKQQAEANQTWNLEEEICTDENVQKIISQRMLGVVFLVCTQLLDENVCTATAINRGARIGLQWEKGPVEMMLQYGENEVRYLIKQVSDLYQTSVPTSVGCDFWKMKYVTLQKQNNIAVITMSRPEDLNALNEDVMGQLERRFTEADNDTAIEVIFITGSGKAFVAGADIKFFIKNIKAHRIDNIESFSAYGQKVFSKIDESKKRVVVVLNGFVLGGGLELALCADVILALPKCQMGFPETGIGIYPGLGGT
- a CDS encoding enoyl-CoA hydratase/isomerase family protein is translated as MGKLKVNYTHGNSIAQIILDDGKGNVLDYLMMEELQQTLNNLKEKKEIKLITFEGEGKHFSFGASVEEHQKEMAATMLKSFHQLFLTLRDLSIPTLAKITGQCLGGGMELAIMCNFLFADKTAKFGQPEIVLGVFPPPASIILPEKIGLAKAEELLLTGKTISAEEAKTIGLVNDVYEDKATLEFGVSSFIEKYILTRSASSLRYGVKASRAKFNHVLSNFLPMLEQMYVTNLMNTKDANEGIASFIEKRQAVWQDC